GTGTTGGTAGCGTAGTTGTGTTGTGAAGCTGAATAAGATACTGATTATTTCCTTAACTGTAGTTGTTAGCAACATGAAAGGTTATTATAGAGCTACTATTGCTGCAGCTTGCAAATAGTTTTGTTAACACaaaggtttgtttgttttttcttttttttttggcagcatCCACGGGCAGTGTGCCGTCATCATGTTTGATGTCACAGCACGTCTGACATACAAGAATGTCCCAACATGGCACCGTGATCTTTGCAGGTATCAACACACTGAAACTAGACTTTGTTGTTGTACTGGACGGAAACTTGATGTCGTCACTTTGCATGTGCAGGGTCTGTGAAAACATCCCGATTGTTCTTTGTGGGAACAAAGTTGATGTGAAGAACAGGCAAGTGAAGGCCAAGCAGGTGACATTCCACAGGAAGAAGAATCTCCAGTACTACGAGATCTCTGCCAAGAGCAACTACAATTTCGAGAAGCCTTTCTTGTACCTTGCTAGAAAACTCGCCGGGTAAGAACAGAGTTTTGTAGCCCTTGATTGTAATTTCGTGAGTGTTAAACTACCAAGATTGATAGAGTTTGATTTTCCTCGTTTCAGTGACCCTAACCTTCACTTTGTGGAATCACCTGCCCTTGCTCCCCCAGAAGTCCAGATTGACATGGCTGCTCAGCAACAGTAAGCTCTTCTAATAAAACCCATTTTAATCTGATTTCATCGTGAAGTTTATCTGCTTGGTTTATTCCCCGGCCTAAAAGATTTAATCTATTTGTAGGCATGAGGCGGAGCTTGCAGCGGCAGCAAGTCAGCCACTCCCTGATGACGATGATGACACCTTCGAGTAGGGTgtgacggagagagagagagagagttccgcACTATGTGATTCCGTCACTGAgtattataatttcttttttgtttttgatggtGCTACTTTTATTTGCGTGTTCAAAGtatgaatttttaaaagtcGAGGTTTGCTTTTACTGAGATGGCattagtattttattattttcttaagttAAATCCTATGCATCCTTAAACATATATAGATCTCCATAATTATTAGAAGCCACAATCTCCTAAGTATGTGAGAGTACGacaaaaaactatataatcAAAGAGCAAATCTTATTAGAAGCGGCAACTTTTTGACTTGATCCGCTTGGAGATGAACATACAAACGTCTGCTTCAAATTGCTTACTGAGCAATACATCAAACTTTTCGTTTTATTAAAAGAAGTCAAAGGGCATAATCACCAATCATATTGTTTCCTTCAATCCTTGACTAATTCCGGATCACTTTATGTTGCTATAGATTTTTGCCTCGGTCATGGTATATGGATGTTAGGCAGTAAAGATTGATAGCCCAAAAAAACCAGTTACTTAGGCTTCGAATCTTACGAACCGCATCGTCTGCACCGCAGTcaacagtaacaaaaatatctacatatacatatatctatatgtttttataactgTAAAAACTGCACCGTAGTTAAACCGTTTATCCCGCATCGCTCAAACCGCATTTACCATTCAGAGCCTTAAACCATCAAATACACATTAATGGTTCCTGTTTCGAATTCATAAATGACCCAACCAGTGTTTCCTTTTGAAAGTTATGCACAACATTCATGGCCGGCCCACAGACGAAGCCACCCAAGCCAGCGATTAGGACATcccaattaaaatatatttttgaaattttagtatttataattATGCAGAGTTTTTTCAGATAAAAATGA
Above is a window of Brassica napus cultivar Da-Ae chromosome A10, Da-Ae, whole genome shotgun sequence DNA encoding:
- the LOC111201423 gene encoding GTP-binding nuclear protein Ran-3, which gives rise to MALPNQQTVDYPSFKLVIVGDGGTGKTTFVKRHLTGEFEKKYEPTIGVEVHPLDFFTNCGKIRFYCWDTAGQEKFGGLRDGYYIHGQCAVIMFDVTARLTYKNVPTWHRDLCRVCENIPIVLCGNKVDVKNRQVKAKQVTFHRKKNLQYYEISAKSNYNFEKPFLYLARKLAGDPNLHFVESPALAPPEVQIDMAAQQQHEAELAAAASQPLPDDDDDTFE